TGCCATCCACTCAGACCATGAATATTTATCCATTTCTTCTACATAGTCTTGTCCCTGAATGATAGCAGGTAATAAACCCATGCCAAACTTAATTTTTTCTCCCCAAGTTAACATATCGTTGTTGCGCAAAATGGCTACTAAACCATTTAAGGGAGCGGGTATATCTGGAAAGTCAAATCTTGAATAAGTCCCCGGTTTTTCTGGTTGGTTAAAAATCATTGTATGTTCTTTCCACTGAAGGCGATCTTCAATACCTAACTCGTGAAATAATTGCAACATATTGGGATAAGCCCCAAAAAAGATATGAAGTCCAGTTTCGTACCAATCTCCATCTTCGTCTTTCCATGCTGCAACTTTTCCGCCCAATACGTCTCTACGTTCGAGTACAATGGGGGTGTGTCCTGCGTCCGCTAAGTATTTAGCGCAAGAAAGTCCAGCTAATCCAGCACCTGCTATGGCTACTCGCATTTATTTTCCTTTTCTTCTACTTGATTTCTTTTTATCATTTTAGTAGCATTTCTTGACATTTCGTAACATTTTTCTAAAAAAAGTTCAGACAGATGGGCAAAAAAAAAGCCCAGTGGCAAATACTAGGCGTTAAAGTTTAATGATTATTGAAGGAGAGTTTTAGACAACTCCAACTCCCTTATCACCATCGTCACTATTAACCTCTTTTAATTCTCTTGCCCTTGCAACTTTCTCCGCTTCTTCCTTTTCTCTTAAGTCTCCGGGTTGATTAACATACATTTCAGGTTCAACGGCATAATTGTTCACTAAACCTTCTCTGCTAACGGTATAACCACCAGTAGTGTCAGTGGAAGCGTCAGACTCAGGAATTGATTTAAAGTTTTCCCCTTCTCTTCTAATACGTGCGGCAGTTTCTGCAGAGGTAATATTGCGATCGTAGTTTGCAGATTTTTCCCTTTTATCGTAATTTTGATTTTGTTCGGGTTTTTCTCCTTCACCTTTCCAACCCACAACACGGTTAGAATTGTACCATGCGATCGACCCTATACCCACTGCGGCAATAAAACCTACAATTAAAACACTCACGGCAGTAACAGGAAAATGGCTGGTTTCGGCGGTAAGTTGTATTAATAATTCCATAAAAATTTGTTCCGTCTTTCTTGACTTCACTTACTAGCCTAGCTTTTAAACCAGTTTAATTACATCCATCTATATAAGTATATTTACCTCTTCCTAAAGGAATAGATTAATAGTTATCAAATAAATATTATTTATGTCTTTTAGTAGATGACAATAAGTCTAAAATTTTCCTAAGATTAAAGTGAAGGGTTAAATTTTCAACCTAAAAATTAATCCATTATTTAAGTAAATCAAAAAATAGCAATAAATAAGAATATTATGGCAAATATCACAGAGAATAAACAGGCTTATCAAGAGAAAGTAAAGGCTCAAATTGATAAAATAAACGCTCAAATTGAGCAAATGAGTGCCAAAGCTAAAGAAGCAAAAGCAGACGTAGCAGTCGAATATAATAATCAATTGGAAAAATTATACGCTCAAAGAGATGCAGTACAATCCAAATTTAAAGAGCTTCAAGACGCTGGTGAGGAAGCATGGGGTGAGATTCAAAAAGGTTTTGATAAAGCATGGAATGAATTAAATGATTCTTTCAATCAAGCATGGTCTAAATTCCAAGAAAAATAACAGTCAATTCCGTTAAGGATTTTCTTCTTACCCCCCTAGAAATTTTCTTTCTCAAAGTGCAATTTTATCTTGAACAGAGGAGGAGAATCTGGGGGATTTTTATGCTATTTATCGCCCCCTCACCCAGGGAAGAAGTCTAACTATTTATGCTAAAACAATAAATGGTGAGCATAGCCCACCCTAAAAGATTTCTTAATTGAAAATAAACAACACAACTTATATTAAATGCTTAACGTTGAGTCGCTAATTCTCCTTGATTATCTGATTGAGTGCTACCACGACGACGGCGAGATGTGAGGGTGTTAAACAACATTTTACCAATAGCCATGATTAAGTTTCCTTCTAATTCTTGGAACATTTTCATATTCATAGCAAAAGCATCGTTAGCTTCATCAACAATTTTTTCTGCAGTTGCTTCATCCACAGGTAAATCATTTAAGGCTTGACGATACATATTTTTG
This is a stretch of genomic DNA from Cyanobacterium aponinum PCC 10605. It encodes these proteins:
- the psb35 gene encoding photosystem II assembly protein Psb35, translated to MELLIQLTAETSHFPVTAVSVLIVGFIAAVGIGSIAWYNSNRVVGWKGEGEKPEQNQNYDKREKSANYDRNITSAETAARIRREGENFKSIPESDASTDTTGGYTVSREGLVNNYAVEPEMYVNQPGDLREKEEAEKVARARELKEVNSDDGDKGVGVV